The Neobacillus sp. OS1-2 genome includes a window with the following:
- a CDS encoding rhodanese-like domain-containing protein, producing the protein MNALDYFNARLEATISPMDYLKLTQVDPEKYFLIDVRNGPKQVRSLTIKDATIIPQQELPVRLHEIPKDKEIIVYCWDVWCNTAAKVATFLLERGYKVKELTGGIAAWKEMNFPVSDSSQDVTLSDSCGC; encoded by the coding sequence ATGAATGCTCTTGATTATTTTAATGCACGATTAGAAGCAACGATTAGCCCTATGGATTATTTGAAATTGACACAAGTTGATCCAGAAAAATACTTTTTGATTGATGTAAGAAACGGTCCTAAACAGGTCAGAAGTTTAACAATTAAGGATGCTACGATCATTCCCCAACAAGAGCTGCCCGTTCGTTTACATGAAATTCCGAAAGATAAGGAAATTATTGTTTACTGCTGGGATGTCTGGTGTAACACAGCTGCCAAAGTAGCAACGTTTTTATTAGAACGTGGATATAAAGTAAAAGAGTTGACCGGGGGAATCGCGGCTTGGAAAGAGATGAACTTTCCTGTTTCAGATTCTTCTCAAGATGTTACCCTGTCTGATAGTTGTGGGTGCTGA
- a CDS encoding MarR family transcriptional regulator encodes MEKWNQSYGFLLGKVLQKMETRFAEGLAPYDINARQYGVLLFINGNPYSSQKDISENLQIDRTTMVSHIDHLESLGFVERTRNPNDRRSYSLLITSKGNEVLESRWDFLIDIELEVLAPLSDHEKQLLKEFLIKIWTTL; translated from the coding sequence TTGGAAAAATGGAATCAATCTTATGGATTTTTGCTCGGAAAGGTACTTCAGAAAATGGAAACTCGGTTTGCTGAGGGTCTTGCACCATATGATATTAACGCTAGACAATACGGGGTGCTTTTATTTATTAATGGAAACCCTTATTCATCACAAAAAGATATATCTGAAAACCTACAAATTGATCGGACAACAATGGTAAGCCATATCGATCACTTAGAATCATTAGGATTTGTAGAGAGGACAAGGAATCCTAATGACAGAAGGTCCTATAGCCTATTGATTACTTCAAAAGGGAATGAAGTATTAGAATCACGTTGGGATTTTCTAATCGATATAGAATTAGAAGTATTAGCCCCTTTAAGCGATCATGAAAAACAATTGTTGAAGGAGTTCCTTATTAAAATTTGGACTACACTATAA
- a CDS encoding hydrolase produces the protein MEKLLDLQKTALVVIDLQKWLGSKYAPYSAEQVVSNAAALADAFREHGSMVALIRVSSKDMKDIPKPKLDSPSPPLNLPEEWDQIVPELKVADTDHVITKKQWGAFYGTELDLQLRRRGIDTIVLCGIATGIGVDTTAREAFMHGYQQIFAIDAMTGFSEAEHDHVKNTIFPRIGRTRTTQEILSALAEA, from the coding sequence ATGGAAAAATTGTTGGATTTGCAAAAAACAGCGTTGGTTGTCATTGATTTGCAAAAATGGCTAGGTAGCAAATATGCCCCTTATTCCGCCGAGCAGGTTGTTTCTAATGCAGCGGCCTTGGCAGATGCCTTCCGTGAGCACGGCTCGATGGTTGCACTAATCCGAGTATCGAGCAAAGATATGAAGGATATCCCGAAGCCGAAGCTGGATTCACCTTCCCCACCACTAAATTTGCCGGAAGAATGGGATCAAATTGTCCCGGAATTGAAAGTAGCCGATACGGATCACGTCATCACCAAGAAACAATGGGGTGCTTTTTACGGAACGGAGCTCGATCTGCAACTGCGCCGCCGCGGAATCGACACTATCGTCTTATGCGGCATTGCTACCGGGATTGGTGTGGATACGACCGCTCGGGAGGCGTTTATGCACGGATATCAGCAGATTTTTGCTATCGATGCAATGACCGGGTTTTCCGAAGCGGAGCACGATCACGTGAAAAATACTATTTTCCCACGCATTGGGCGTACACGCACAACGCAGGAAATCCTCTCCGCCCTTGCGGAAGCATGA
- a CDS encoding TetR/AcrR family transcriptional regulator, translated as MSVTKEEVIKSATKLFKERGFLSTTIQDIAEDCGIAKGSVYKFFPSKEDLFSEVFNQCLNIYFDQVDEVARLPELTSKEKFLQQIILRFRYFIEYKHILVEFTELPIQQDPKFQPLRHQFRGRLIRWHRDCLLEMYGEEIYPYLWDMVSIYRAILKEYLFWLVYEEKSLSLEETANFILDKLNVLSKHMRDSNRKPLLKQASFDRYLSWGFEDRQIDKEQILTELFLKMDLVLETLPSSAKYRSELKEICCFIQMEVRKAEPNHPLLQASLYYLEREKEFKSLVVQLRNIVHSGF; from the coding sequence ATGAGTGTGACCAAGGAAGAAGTTATAAAATCGGCGACGAAGCTTTTTAAAGAACGGGGTTTTCTTTCAACAACCATACAGGATATTGCTGAGGATTGTGGCATAGCCAAGGGATCAGTTTATAAATTTTTCCCTTCTAAGGAAGACTTATTCAGCGAGGTGTTTAATCAATGCCTTAATATCTATTTTGATCAAGTCGATGAGGTGGCAAGACTTCCAGAACTCACTTCAAAAGAGAAGTTTCTGCAACAGATCATTCTGCGTTTTCGTTATTTTATAGAGTACAAGCATATTCTTGTCGAATTTACCGAGCTCCCCATACAACAGGATCCCAAGTTCCAACCGTTAAGACACCAGTTTAGGGGGCGGCTCATCCGATGGCATAGAGACTGCTTACTGGAAATGTACGGCGAAGAAATCTATCCGTATCTATGGGATATGGTTTCCATCTATCGAGCGATTTTGAAGGAGTATCTATTTTGGCTTGTTTATGAAGAAAAATCGTTATCGCTCGAGGAAACGGCAAATTTCATTTTGGACAAACTCAATGTGCTCTCGAAGCATATGAGGGATTCCAATCGAAAGCCTCTTCTGAAACAGGCTTCTTTTGATAGGTATTTAAGCTGGGGGTTCGAGGACCGCCAAATAGACAAGGAACAAATCCTTACTGAGCTGTTTTTGAAGATGGATTTGGTCCTTGAGACTCTTCCGTCCAGTGCCAAATATCGTTCGGAGCTAAAAGAAATTTGCTGTTTTATCCAGATGGAGGTTAGAAAGGCGGAACCAAATCACCCTTTGCTACAAGCATCGCTTTACTATTTGGAAAGGGAAAAGGAGTTTAAAAGTTTGGTCGTCCAGTTGAGGAATATTGTTCATTCGGGATTTTAG
- a CDS encoding GNAT family N-acetyltransferase has product MNQTKFILTQYNPMYAEQTVKMWRDSKERAIGQKEIHSFENHQYFLNNILPKQYQIDLAIMDDKVVGMIAYNDREINQLYIHIDYQGIGIGQTLLDKVKEHSSGGLTLYTFEVNETAQRFYEKNGFKIIDRGHENEENLPDIKYEWISK; this is encoded by the coding sequence GTGAATCAAACTAAATTCATCCTAACTCAGTATAATCCGATGTATGCTGAACAGACAGTGAAAATGTGGCGAGATAGTAAGGAACGAGCTATTGGTCAGAAAGAAATTCATAGCTTTGAAAATCATCAATACTTTTTAAATAATATACTACCCAAACAATATCAAATAGATTTAGCGATAATGGATGACAAAGTTGTTGGAATGATTGCCTATAATGACAGGGAGATAAACCAACTTTACATTCATATTGATTATCAAGGAATCGGTATTGGTCAAACATTACTTGACAAGGTAAAAGAACATTCAAGCGGGGGATTAACATTATATACATTTGAAGTAAATGAAACCGCACAACGATTTTATGAAAAGAATGGATTTAAAATCATTGATAGAGGGCACGAAAATGAAGAAAATTTACCTGATATTAAATATGAATGGATATCTAAATAA
- a CDS encoding PH domain-containing protein — translation MGFFDRKAICGVCNKEVGLNRYKIKKSDAWLCPSCLKQVGGATAINVNKITIEEIKAIIQEKEDKLGDDPMSRAENMYNYCKENKFGSGFNEKWGVKHFKVLQDNLIRGEKVLMTFIGLHNYQSPTKHDSNYAYAITNKRILFGQKSLTGEKFKAVNHERINDISFEKGMIFGVLTIDTPQEKFNIALDSASASSINNTIHEVLDNLRVSNAQESNPQPSANTSSAEEILKFKELLDSGIITEEEFEAKKKQLLGL, via the coding sequence GTGGGTTTCTTTGATCGGAAAGCAATTTGCGGTGTGTGTAATAAAGAAGTTGGACTTAATCGATACAAAATTAAAAAATCAGACGCCTGGTTGTGTCCCAGTTGCTTAAAACAAGTTGGGGGAGCTACGGCCATTAATGTGAATAAAATCACCATTGAAGAAATCAAAGCGATTATTCAAGAGAAGGAAGACAAACTTGGTGATGACCCCATGTCTCGTGCCGAAAATATGTACAACTATTGTAAAGAGAATAAATTCGGTTCTGGTTTTAACGAAAAGTGGGGGGTTAAACACTTCAAAGTCTTACAAGATAATCTAATTCGCGGCGAAAAGGTATTAATGACCTTTATCGGATTGCACAATTATCAATCCCCTACTAAACATGATAGTAACTATGCTTATGCAATTACCAACAAACGAATTTTGTTTGGTCAGAAGTCTTTAACTGGCGAGAAATTTAAAGCGGTTAATCATGAAAGAATAAACGATATCTCTTTCGAAAAAGGGATGATATTTGGCGTTCTCACGATCGATACTCCCCAAGAGAAGTTTAATATTGCTTTAGATTCAGCTTCTGCGTCGTCCATAAACAATACGATTCACGAAGTTTTGGACAATTTAAGGGTTTCTAATGCCCAAGAAAGTAATCCACAGCCATCTGCCAATACTTCTTCTGCTGAAGAGATTTTAAAATTTAAAGAACTTTTAGATTCTGGAATCATTACCGAAGAAGAATTCGAAGCTAAAAAAAAGCAGCTTCTTGGACTATAA
- a CDS encoding YitT family protein yields MSVTQKQRTIKFRMILRGILVILGGFIAAYGLETVLIPNNVSDGGVTGISIVVSELFGLPLGALIAIINIPFIWLGYKQIGKTFAIFSIIGIVSLSVGTMVFHHTPAIIQGDTLLITVVGGIILGFGMGLALRNGGALDGIDMLAVLLSRKLPFGTSDFILFLNVFVFMIVSSVFGLQGAILSAIAYFIASKVIHIVEEGLSGSKTFKIITTSPELMVKTIRDRLGRSATFNEVYGGYSHERFIEITCVINRLEETKLKEIISEIDPKSFVTVYDMAEVKGGNFRKNNIH; encoded by the coding sequence ATGAGCGTAACCCAAAAGCAAAGGACTATTAAATTTAGAATGATTTTACGAGGAATTTTAGTTATTCTTGGGGGGTTTATAGCAGCATATGGGCTGGAAACCGTGTTAATCCCAAATAACGTATCGGATGGTGGAGTAACCGGCATAAGCATTGTTGTTTCTGAATTATTTGGACTGCCATTAGGAGCCCTAATTGCTATTATAAATATCCCTTTTATTTGGTTAGGCTATAAACAAATTGGAAAAACTTTCGCCATTTTTTCGATAATTGGTATTGTTTCACTTTCAGTTGGTACAATGGTATTTCACCATACACCGGCAATTATTCAAGGGGATACTTTATTAATAACCGTTGTTGGAGGTATTATCCTTGGTTTTGGAATGGGATTAGCCTTGCGTAATGGTGGCGCGTTAGATGGAATTGATATGCTTGCCGTCCTTTTATCGAGAAAATTACCTTTTGGAACAAGTGATTTTATTCTTTTCTTAAACGTATTTGTCTTTATGATCGTTTCAAGCGTATTCGGTTTACAAGGAGCCATTCTTTCAGCAATTGCTTACTTTATTGCATCTAAAGTAATTCACATTGTAGAAGAAGGCTTGAGTGGTTCTAAAACCTTTAAAATTATCACAACCAGTCCTGAATTAATGGTAAAGACTATTCGTGACCGCCTAGGAAGAAGTGCAACGTTTAATGAGGTTTATGGTGGATATTCTCACGAAAGATTTATTGAAATCACCTGTGTCATTAATCGCTTAGAAGAAACGAAACTAAAAGAAATTATTAGCGAAATAGACCCAAAATCTTTTGTTACAGTATATGATATGGCCGAAGTGAAGGGTGGCAATTTCAGAAAGAATAATATTCATTAG
- a CDS encoding aminopeptidase, producing MKTFEEKLKSYAELVVKVGLNVQPNQVLYVRASVDTIPFARAVTHEAYNAGAKNVYVDYIDPEITLSRYLRASDDVFTEFPEWERTQREKLIDKDAAFLFIVSEDPDLLSKVDPNRIANYQKVSGEAMVKWREQQDDVSWVICAAPSQAWADKVFTGETNSLDKLWDAIFNSVRVGESEPVMVWKDHIGNLLQKATYLNEKKYKKLHYKAEGTDLSIELHPRHLWRSGGTENRHGVPFVANMPTEEVFTSPLRSGVNGVVSSKKPLSYAGNLIDEFKLTFENGRIVDVTAKKGEEVLKNLVQTDEGSHYLGEIALVPHDSPISNTNILFLNTLFDENAANHLALGFGFPNCIEDGENMTKEQLKEVELNSSITHVDFMIGCADMEIDGELPDGTREPIFRKGNWAF from the coding sequence TTGAAAACGTTTGAGGAAAAATTAAAAAGCTATGCAGAATTGGTTGTAAAAGTGGGATTAAACGTTCAACCGAACCAAGTCCTTTATGTAAGAGCTAGTGTGGATACGATTCCATTTGCTAGAGCTGTTACTCACGAGGCGTACAATGCTGGTGCAAAAAATGTGTATGTGGACTATATTGATCCTGAAATTACACTCTCACGGTATTTGAGAGCATCAGACGATGTGTTCACAGAGTTTCCCGAATGGGAGCGAACTCAACGCGAGAAGTTGATTGATAAGGATGCGGCATTTTTATTTATCGTTTCCGAGGATCCGGATTTATTATCAAAAGTTGATCCAAATCGAATTGCGAATTACCAAAAAGTAAGTGGTGAAGCCATGGTGAAATGGCGAGAACAACAAGATGATGTAAGTTGGGTCATCTGCGCTGCTCCAAGTCAAGCCTGGGCAGATAAGGTTTTTACAGGCGAAACAAATAGCCTAGACAAACTTTGGGATGCCATCTTCAATTCAGTACGTGTAGGGGAAAGTGAACCTGTAATGGTATGGAAAGATCATATTGGAAACTTGCTCCAAAAAGCCACTTATTTAAATGAAAAGAAATATAAGAAATTACATTATAAAGCGGAAGGCACAGATCTATCGATTGAGCTTCATCCTCGACATCTTTGGAGAAGTGGTGGAACCGAAAATCGTCATGGTGTTCCATTTGTTGCAAATATGCCAACTGAGGAAGTCTTCACTTCGCCATTACGTTCAGGTGTGAATGGTGTCGTTTCGAGTAAAAAACCACTTAGTTATGCGGGTAATTTAATTGATGAGTTCAAATTAACTTTTGAGAATGGTAGAATTGTGGATGTTACAGCTAAGAAGGGCGAAGAAGTATTAAAGAACCTGGTACAAACAGATGAAGGCTCCCATTATCTTGGTGAAATCGCCCTGGTGCCACATGACTCGCCTATTTCTAACACAAACATCCTTTTCCTAAATACATTATTTGATGAAAATGCTGCAAACCATTTAGCATTAGGGTTCGGTTTCCCTAACTGTATTGAAGATGGAGAGAACATGACGAAAGAGCAACTTAAGGAAGTAGAACTAAATTCGAGTATAACTCATGTTGATTTCATGATTGGTTGTGCGGATATGGAGATTGATGGTGAATTACCTGATGGTACACGTGAGCCAATTTTCCGTAAAGGAAATTGGGCTTTCTAA
- a CDS encoding DNA/RNA non-specific endonuclease: MKKKINYLLFLLTAILIVGCTNVEDVSNTAGKVDSQEVTTNKSEKEITTTEKQVVEETSTESKDQLFKGYKRIEVDGGDLSGHREPNAVVDIGFGDREYWAFTNDHGQLVRVIADEIVLQDDRTEPVTSSGRYYADEAKVPGVERADLDEGHIIADSLGGVSNAYNITPQESTLNRHGDQAYMEDAIRKAGGATHFEAIITYPNTETQIPSHYKYTYTLKGNKIVDEFDNANPDEINKSLGLTESKSTNSNNSTSSNKSNGTKDISSVDTNGNGQVTIKEAKAAGYSMPITSDHWLYPYMDDRDGDGLVGE; this comes from the coding sequence ATGAAAAAGAAAATAAACTATTTACTCTTCCTTTTAACTGCCATCTTAATAGTTGGTTGTACTAACGTAGAAGATGTATCGAATACTGCCGGGAAAGTTGATTCACAAGAAGTAACTACAAATAAAAGTGAAAAAGAAATAACTACGACTGAAAAACAAGTAGTAGAGGAAACATCAACTGAATCAAAAGATCAACTGTTTAAAGGTTACAAACGTATTGAAGTTGATGGTGGAGATTTGTCTGGACATCGCGAACCTAACGCTGTCGTTGACATTGGTTTTGGAGACAGAGAGTATTGGGCCTTTACGAATGACCACGGGCAATTAGTTCGTGTCATTGCTGACGAAATCGTTCTACAAGATGATCGTACCGAACCTGTAACATCGTCTGGCAGATACTACGCGGATGAAGCAAAAGTTCCTGGTGTAGAAAGAGCAGATTTAGACGAAGGACATATCATTGCAGATTCTCTCGGCGGAGTATCCAATGCTTACAATATTACTCCACAAGAAAGTACGCTTAACCGACATGGTGATCAGGCATATATGGAAGACGCCATTCGTAAAGCCGGTGGGGCTACACATTTTGAAGCAATTATCACCTATCCTAATACAGAAACGCAGATTCCTTCTCATTATAAATACACTTACACGTTAAAAGGGAATAAGATTGTAGATGAGTTTGATAACGCCAACCCTGATGAGATAAATAAATCTCTAGGCTTAACTGAAAGTAAATCAACTAACTCAAATAATTCAACTAGTTCGAATAAGTCGAATGGAACTAAAGATATTTCTAGTGTTGATACAAACGGTAATGGACAGGTAACAATTAAAGAAGCAAAAGCAGCAGGTTATAGTATGCCAATAACGAGTGATCACTGGTTATATCCATATATGGATGATCGAGATGGTGATGGCTTAGTAGGTGAATAA
- a CDS encoding cell wall hydrolase, whose protein sequence is MPRVRARSHDVDEMARMMRAEAEGEGQQGMLYVGNVIINRVVAQCLDFKSVNNIHDVLFQVQGGNYSFEAVQKGNVFYQRSRISERRLAQKNINSWRDHPAKYALWYFNPTAPSCPPTWYGQPHTGQFKEHCFYEPKPGTCDSVYRG, encoded by the coding sequence ATGCCAAGAGTAAGGGCTAGAAGTCATGATGTAGATGAAATGGCCAGAATGATGAGGGCGGAAGCAGAAGGCGAAGGCCAGCAAGGAATGTTATATGTTGGGAATGTCATAATAAATCGTGTTGTTGCACAATGCTTGGATTTCAAAAGTGTAAACAATATTCATGATGTATTATTTCAAGTACAAGGTGGTAATTATTCTTTTGAAGCTGTGCAAAAAGGGAATGTATTTTATCAAAGATCAAGAATTTCTGAAAGAAGATTAGCACAAAAGAATATTAATTCTTGGAGAGATCATCCTGCTAAATATGCACTTTGGTACTTTAATCCAACGGCACCATCGTGTCCTCCTACATGGTACGGTCAACCACATACTGGTCAATTTAAAGAGCACTGTTTTTATGAACCAAAACCTGGAACATGTGACAGTGTTTATAGAGGTTAA
- a CDS encoding GNAT family N-acetyltransferase yields the protein MIQVKSLEQCEHGLLDFLTDMMYESIHIPENKPSKEELLNSPDLKKYSEEWGRKDDRAIIAFEDNFPVGAAWYRLYTENQKGYGYIDDKTPELGIAVMKNARGKGIGKLLMEKLIETASSDGFSSLSLSVDPKNSQAVQLYKKLGFEQCGHSGTSWTMIYTISSN from the coding sequence TTGATTCAAGTAAAAAGTTTGGAACAGTGTGAGCATGGATTGTTGGACTTTTTAACGGATATGATGTATGAATCCATTCATATTCCTGAAAACAAGCCGTCTAAAGAAGAACTATTAAATTCTCCAGATCTTAAAAAATATAGTGAGGAATGGGGAAGAAAAGATGATCGAGCAATCATTGCTTTTGAGGATAATTTTCCGGTTGGTGCTGCTTGGTATCGCCTTTATACAGAAAATCAAAAAGGTTATGGATATATTGATGATAAGACACCAGAACTAGGTATAGCTGTAATGAAAAATGCAAGAGGGAAGGGAATTGGTAAACTGCTCATGGAAAAATTAATTGAAACAGCTTCAAGTGATGGTTTTTCATCGTTATCTTTGAGCGTTGACCCTAAAAACTCTCAGGCAGTACAACTTTACAAGAAACTCGGATTTGAACAATGTGGTCACTCAGGAACATCTTGGACAATGATATATACTATTTCTTCCAATTAG
- a CDS encoding sugar nucleotide-binding protein — MGEIVIEKVLILGASGLVGRALIDECKDGFDLYGTYSTSFTNLPNHKQFQLEVQQIDKLREMIRSIKPDIVISCIRGDFAHQLKFHKELAIELRNSSSRLYFFSTTNVFDGDFSKPHTETDIPISESDYGNFKIDCEHMLLDRLEDQAVIIRIPAIWGSHSPRWNLIKESISNNKIIDVYSNLVRSNLLDVQLAKQLRFIIKNKLKGIFHLSTTDLMTEAHFYDEIIRTLAREKSILRYSFFQDNEETRYFALISTRDDMPGSLQSTNKDIISLLLR, encoded by the coding sequence ATGGGGGAAATTGTGATAGAAAAGGTACTTATTCTTGGTGCAAGTGGTCTTGTGGGAAGAGCTTTAATCGATGAATGTAAAGATGGATTTGACCTTTATGGAACATATTCTACTTCGTTCACCAATCTGCCTAATCATAAGCAGTTCCAATTGGAAGTTCAACAAATCGATAAATTGAGGGAAATGATACGTTCAATAAAACCCGACATTGTTATTTCTTGCATAAGAGGAGATTTTGCTCATCAACTGAAGTTTCATAAAGAATTGGCAATTGAATTACGAAATAGCAGTAGTCGTTTGTATTTCTTTTCTACAACCAATGTATTTGACGGTGACTTTTCAAAACCACACACAGAAACAGATATACCTATATCAGAATCAGATTATGGGAATTTCAAAATTGACTGTGAGCATATGCTACTAGATAGATTAGAAGATCAAGCAGTGATTATCAGAATCCCGGCGATATGGGGGAGTCATTCCCCAAGATGGAACTTAATCAAAGAAAGCATAAGCAATAATAAAATAATTGATGTGTACAGCAATTTAGTCCGTAGCAATCTTTTGGATGTTCAGTTGGCAAAACAACTAAGGTTCATTATAAAAAATAAGCTAAAAGGCATCTTCCACTTAAGTACAACCGATCTGATGACTGAGGCCCATTTCTATGATGAAATCATACGTACCCTTGCAAGGGAAAAGAGCATATTACGGTATAGCTTTTTTCAAGATAATGAGGAGACACGATACTTTGCATTGATATCAACTCGTGATGATATGCCAGGTTCTCTACAAAGCACGAATAAAGATATTATTTCTTTATTGTTGAGATAA
- a CDS encoding DUF1697 domain-containing protein, which yields MVYIALLRGINVGGNNKIDMKLLKQSVEKAGMCDVVTYINTGNIIFSYKGLSKYELACILEEAIHKDFGFQIKVVVRDIDDVKGIIKAIPDTWKNDKDMKSDVMFLWDEIDDESVLKNLIVTPEIDTVKYVPGAILWSVDKKNVTKSGVSKIVGSRIYKQVTVRNVNTTRKIYELMQAQNR from the coding sequence ATGGTTTATATCGCTCTATTACGGGGAATTAATGTAGGTGGAAATAATAAAATTGACATGAAATTGCTTAAACAATCAGTTGAAAAAGCTGGAATGTGTGATGTGGTCACATACATCAATACAGGCAATATTATCTTTTCATACAAAGGCCTTTCAAAATATGAACTAGCGTGTATATTGGAAGAAGCGATTCATAAAGATTTTGGATTTCAAATCAAAGTAGTCGTACGAGATATCGACGATGTCAAAGGAATCATTAAAGCAATTCCTGACACATGGAAAAACGACAAAGACATGAAAAGTGATGTTATGTTTTTGTGGGATGAAATTGATGATGAATCTGTCCTTAAGAATTTGATCGTTACGCCAGAAATAGATACGGTGAAATATGTCCCTGGCGCGATCCTATGGTCGGTTGACAAGAAAAATGTTACCAAAAGCGGAGTGTCAAAGATTGTTGGATCAAGGATATACAAACAAGTCACGGTAAGAAATGTAAACACCACGCGTAAGATATATGAACTGATGCAAGCACAAAACAGGTAG
- a CDS encoding transposase, with product MGKHHDQEYKDYVSKLVVEEGRKASDLARELELSYKTLSGWVAAYKKKNQGDQSKENYITPSELEMLKKQHEKEIQQLREENEILKKAMHIFTKNQA from the coding sequence ATGGGGAAACATCATGATCAGGAATATAAAGATTACGTTTCGAAATTAGTTGTGGAAGAAGGGCGAAAGGCATCAGACCTGGCTCGTGAACTTGAGCTTTCCTACAAGACTTTATCTGGGTGGGTGGCAGCGTACAAAAAGAAAAACCAGGGTGATCAATCAAAAGAAAACTATATTACCCCTTCAGAGCTGGAGATGTTGAAAAAACAACATGAAAAAGAAATACAACAGCTACGAGAGGAGAATGAAATCTTAAAAAAGGCCATGCACATCTTCACGAAAAACCAAGCGTAA
- a CDS encoding IS3 family transposase, which yields MQAHTDEHNIVKMCMVLEVSKSGYYKWLRAQNQPQSEKEIYRKEIEQKICKSFYESQGAYGSPRVHADLVEWGYNVSQKTVARIMQKLGLSASPKGKYVVTTDSNHDQKIYPNLVKRQFNVNEPNRIWVTDITYIWTIEGWVYLSTIMDLFSRKIVGWSMAAHMKKELSIQTLNTALISRQPDEGLIHHSDRGSQYCSSDYTDILKENKMQISMSKKGDPYDNACIESFHATIKKELIYRRKFATRAEAVKAINYYISSFYNEKRKHSTLGYFSPNQFERMHLQNEPEYIS from the coding sequence ATTCAGGCCCATACGGATGAACACAACATTGTGAAGATGTGCATGGTACTTGAAGTTTCCAAGAGTGGGTATTATAAATGGCTACGCGCCCAAAATCAGCCTCAATCTGAAAAAGAAATTTATCGTAAAGAGATTGAACAGAAAATATGTAAATCCTTTTATGAAAGTCAAGGAGCTTATGGTAGCCCAAGAGTACACGCTGACCTGGTAGAATGGGGTTATAATGTCTCTCAGAAAACAGTGGCACGTATCATGCAGAAATTAGGGTTATCAGCTTCCCCAAAAGGAAAATACGTAGTAACAACTGATTCAAACCATGATCAAAAGATCTATCCTAACCTGGTCAAACGTCAATTCAATGTAAACGAACCTAATCGGATATGGGTTACGGATATTACCTACATTTGGACGATTGAGGGATGGGTTTATTTATCAACTATCATGGATTTATTCTCAAGAAAAATCGTGGGTTGGAGTATGGCTGCTCACATGAAAAAAGAGTTGTCTATCCAAACTTTAAATACGGCGCTTATTTCCAGGCAGCCGGATGAAGGGTTAATCCATCATTCGGATCGAGGTTCTCAATATTGTTCTAGTGACTATACAGACATCCTGAAGGAAAACAAAATGCAAATTAGTATGAGTAAAAAAGGCGATCCTTACGATAACGCGTGTATCGAGTCATTCCACGCCACAATCAAGAAGGAATTGATCTACAGGAGGAAATTTGCGACTAGAGCAGAAGCTGTAAAGGCTATAAATTACTATATAAGCAGTTTTTATAATGAAAAGAGGAAACATTCAACATTAGGATATTTTTCACCTAATCAATTCGAGAGAATGCATCTACAAAATGAGCCAGAATATATCTCATAA